A window of the Myxococcus fulvus genome harbors these coding sequences:
- a CDS encoding serine/threonine protein kinase: MTTSQPKRQPIPFGKYLLLDRINIGGMAEVWRGKQFGASGFERLVAIKRILPNIAEDEEFISMFIDEAKISVQLSHANIAQIYELGQIASSYFISMEYIPGKDMRAIFDRCRKKGEPAPVPLVAFCISKMCEGLDYAHRKKDGMGRDMNIVHRDISPQNVLLSFEGEVKVIDFGIAKAAGKATKTQAGILKGKFGYMSPEQIRGLPLDRRSDVFAIGVCLYEMLTGERLFVGDSDFSVLEKVRKAEVPAPSTYNRRIPETLEKIVMRALAKDVDERYQYASELGDDLQRFLITSETIFGRKDLMQYMKSTFAEEVEREKQRLSDYADIRPPDGMLAALDAAGFSSMPSSHQPAPQPVAAPPPVAVPVVQPVAPQPRSTATMGAVSPGGVRRSPTLAALPKLTAATAAPAPKEDEVQATQLVSSDHVFEDSPEPTTQPGANVGRTVTPLETRAQEEDEDEPTTGKTAVLPVTPPQAQPQPPRLSQASMPVLSPSGPPVVRPSTTVPTLVPPEVAASAPRGSRGGGESLPRIVRETPPDVSQGISRSALPPDVSQGISRQALTEGLQGGSRPPSPPPMLGAGAPVAKPPPRPVAHEEEEEEERSTTAVPALGRRGLDKRVLYAVCGLVALVVLGGLGWALSRPGQGYVMLDLQRVPSEVRGRVQVLLDTQPIAVEGKGTSVLREVTAGQVMVTVSAEGYKTFVRTIEVKSGKEVIPVEVVLESLVRTASLVLVTQPADAQVKVDGKVVREQGQTDAFIKGVPVGADPWVVEVSAPQHKAASKRVAASGEGPTEVAVKLEPVVSKLSVRIDSKPAGAVIFAGSRELGATPTTVQVSPNERQLTLKLRCHNDAEVEVPAPEAGESIATTTVSLKRQPRCR, from the coding sequence GTGACGACCTCTCAACCGAAGCGGCAGCCCATTCCATTTGGGAAGTACCTCCTTCTGGACCGCATCAACATCGGCGGCATGGCGGAGGTGTGGCGCGGCAAGCAGTTCGGCGCGAGCGGCTTCGAGCGGCTCGTGGCCATCAAGCGCATCCTGCCGAACATCGCGGAGGACGAAGAGTTCATCTCGATGTTCATCGATGAGGCGAAGATCAGCGTCCAGCTGAGCCACGCCAACATCGCCCAGATCTACGAGCTGGGGCAGATCGCCAGCAGCTACTTCATCTCGATGGAGTACATCCCCGGCAAGGACATGCGGGCCATCTTCGACCGCTGCCGGAAGAAGGGGGAACCGGCGCCGGTGCCGCTGGTGGCGTTCTGCATCTCCAAGATGTGCGAGGGCCTGGACTACGCCCACCGGAAGAAGGACGGGATGGGGCGGGACATGAACATCGTCCACCGCGACATCTCGCCGCAGAACGTCCTGTTGTCCTTCGAGGGCGAAGTCAAGGTCATCGACTTCGGCATCGCCAAGGCCGCGGGCAAGGCGACCAAGACGCAGGCCGGCATCCTCAAGGGCAAGTTCGGCTACATGAGCCCGGAGCAGATCCGCGGCCTGCCGCTGGACCGCCGCTCGGACGTGTTCGCCATCGGCGTGTGTCTCTACGAGATGCTCACGGGCGAGCGGCTCTTCGTGGGCGACAGCGACTTCAGCGTGCTGGAGAAGGTGCGCAAGGCGGAGGTCCCCGCGCCGTCCACGTACAACCGGCGCATCCCGGAGACGCTCGAGAAGATTGTGATGCGCGCGCTCGCCAAGGACGTGGACGAGCGCTACCAGTACGCCAGCGAGCTGGGCGATGACTTGCAGCGCTTCCTCATCACCAGCGAGACCATCTTCGGCCGCAAGGACCTCATGCAGTACATGAAGTCCACCTTCGCGGAGGAAGTGGAGCGCGAGAAGCAGCGCCTGTCCGACTACGCCGACATCCGTCCCCCCGACGGAATGCTCGCGGCGCTGGACGCGGCCGGCTTCAGCAGCATGCCCTCCTCCCACCAGCCCGCGCCCCAGCCCGTCGCGGCGCCGCCGCCGGTGGCGGTGCCCGTGGTGCAGCCGGTGGCCCCTCAGCCCCGGTCCACCGCGACCATGGGCGCCGTGTCGCCCGGAGGCGTGCGCCGCTCGCCCACGCTGGCCGCGCTGCCCAAGCTGACGGCGGCCACCGCCGCGCCCGCGCCGAAGGAGGACGAGGTCCAGGCCACGCAGCTCGTCTCCAGCGACCACGTCTTCGAGGACAGCCCGGAGCCCACCACGCAGCCGGGCGCCAACGTGGGCCGCACCGTCACCCCGCTGGAGACGCGCGCCCAGGAGGAGGACGAGGACGAGCCCACCACGGGAAAGACGGCCGTCCTGCCGGTGACGCCGCCCCAGGCCCAGCCGCAGCCTCCGCGCCTGTCCCAGGCGTCCATGCCGGTGTTGTCGCCATCCGGCCCGCCGGTGGTGCGGCCCTCGACCACGGTGCCCACGCTGGTGCCGCCCGAGGTCGCCGCGTCGGCGCCCCGGGGCAGCCGGGGTGGGGGAGAGTCGCTGCCGCGCATCGTCCGCGAGACGCCGCCCGACGTGTCGCAGGGCATCTCGCGCTCGGCGCTCCCGCCCGACGTGTCGCAGGGCATCTCCCGGCAGGCGTTGACCGAGGGGCTCCAGGGCGGCTCGCGTCCTCCCTCTCCGCCTCCGATGCTCGGCGCGGGGGCTCCGGTGGCCAAGCCGCCGCCGCGCCCGGTGGCGCACGAGGAGGAAGAGGAGGAGGAGCGCTCGACGACGGCGGTGCCCGCGCTCGGCCGACGCGGCCTGGACAAGCGGGTGCTGTACGCCGTGTGCGGCCTCGTGGCCCTGGTGGTGCTGGGTGGGTTGGGCTGGGCGCTGTCCCGTCCGGGGCAGGGCTACGTGATGCTGGACCTGCAGCGCGTGCCGTCGGAGGTGCGCGGCCGGGTGCAGGTGCTGCTGGACACCCAGCCCATCGCGGTGGAGGGCAAGGGGACGTCGGTGCTGCGTGAGGTGACGGCCGGCCAGGTCATGGTGACGGTGAGCGCGGAGGGCTACAAGACCTTCGTCCGCACAATCGAGGTCAAGAGCGGCAAGGAAGTCATCCCGGTGGAGGTGGTGCTGGAGAGCCTGGTGCGCACCGCGTCGCTGGTGCTCGTCACCCAACCGGCCGACGCCCAGGTGAAGGTGGACGGCAAGGTGGTGCGCGAGCAGGGCCAGACGGACGCGTTCATCAAGGGCGTTCCGGTGGGCGCGGACCCGTGGGTGGTGGAGGTGAGCGCCCCCCAGCACAAGGCCGCGTCCAAGCGCGTGGCGGCGTCCGGTGAGGGGCCGACCGAGGTGGCGGTGAAGCTGGAGCCGGTGGTGTCCAAGCTGTCGGTGCGCATCGACTCCAAGCCGGCCGGCGCGGTCATCTTCGCGGGCAGCCGGGAGCTGGGGGCGACGCCCACCACGGTGCAGGTGTCGCCGAACGAGCGCCAGCTCACCCTGAAGCTGCGCTGCCACAACGACGCGGAGGTGGAGGTCCCGGCGCCCGAGGCCGGAGAATCCATCGCCACGACGACGGTTTCGCTCAAGCGCCAGCCGCGCTGCCGTTAG
- a CDS encoding ABC transporter permease, translated as MRLDALSRLVRLSLARERRGAFFSAFGVAMGVGTLVFFIGLGLGVGAVIREKIFPTDARLVDVVPSSVSLGSLLGGGKLDREAVERLTALPGVESAYRKMNVRVPAVTRYDGVFFGTRLRMGMEVLAMGVEPALVKGDVQMGEFKDPGEGQPIPALVSTRLLELYNKTFAPARKLPQLSANMIVGFGFPVEFNRSYVSQSATGPTTSAQTQVVGASDRAMFAGITIPLETAVRLNRAAGVDADSYSGVTLVAKDPSHVPALVDAVKGMGLEIDDQERRMAENTGAAVALTTSALALLSILICFLAAVNIAHALSASVRARAKEIGVMQAVGASRADIRAIVLAEAAVVGLAGGAIGTGVALAASLAVNRLAASYLPNFPYKPDSFFSFPWPVVLGGVVLGLLAALAGAYFPSRRAAATDPARTLAG; from the coding sequence GTGAGACTGGACGCACTGTCGCGACTGGTGCGGCTGAGCCTCGCGCGCGAGCGCCGGGGCGCGTTCTTCTCCGCCTTCGGCGTGGCCATGGGCGTGGGCACGCTCGTGTTCTTCATCGGCCTGGGCCTGGGCGTGGGCGCGGTCATCCGCGAGAAGATATTTCCCACCGACGCGCGCTTGGTGGACGTGGTGCCCTCGTCGGTGTCGCTGGGCTCGCTGCTCGGCGGCGGCAAGCTGGACCGGGAGGCGGTGGAGCGGCTCACCGCGCTGCCCGGCGTGGAGTCCGCGTACCGGAAGATGAACGTGCGCGTGCCCGCGGTGACGCGCTACGACGGCGTCTTCTTCGGCACCCGGCTGCGCATGGGCATGGAGGTGCTGGCCATGGGCGTGGAGCCGGCGCTCGTGAAGGGCGACGTGCAGATGGGCGAGTTCAAGGACCCCGGCGAGGGCCAGCCCATCCCCGCGCTCGTGTCCACACGCCTGCTCGAGCTGTACAACAAGACCTTCGCCCCCGCGCGCAAGCTGCCGCAGCTGTCCGCGAACATGATTGTGGGCTTCGGCTTCCCGGTGGAGTTCAACCGCTCCTACGTGTCCCAGTCCGCCACCGGCCCCACCACGTCCGCGCAGACGCAGGTGGTGGGCGCGTCCGACCGGGCCATGTTCGCCGGCATCACCATTCCGCTGGAGACGGCGGTGCGCCTCAACCGCGCGGCGGGCGTGGACGCGGACAGCTACTCGGGCGTGACGCTGGTGGCCAAGGACCCGTCCCACGTCCCGGCGTTGGTGGACGCGGTGAAGGGGATGGGGCTCGAAATCGATGACCAGGAGAGGCGCATGGCGGAGAACACCGGCGCCGCGGTGGCGCTCACCACGTCCGCGCTGGCGCTCTTGTCCATCCTCATCTGCTTCCTGGCGGCGGTGAACATCGCCCACGCGCTGTCGGCCTCGGTGCGCGCGCGCGCCAAGGAGATTGGCGTGATGCAGGCGGTGGGCGCGTCGCGCGCGGACATCCGGGCCATCGTCTTGGCCGAGGCCGCCGTGGTGGGGCTCGCCGGGGGCGCCATCGGCACCGGGGTGGCGCTCGCCGCGTCCCTCGCCGTCAACCGGCTCGCCGCCAGCTACCTGCCCAACTTCCCGTACAAGCCGGACAGCTTCTTCTCCTTCCCCTGGCCCGTGGTGCTCGGGGGTGTGGTACTGGGACTCCTGGCCGCGTTGGCCGGGGCCTACTTCCCCAGCCGGCGCGCCGCCGCCACCGACCCCGCACGGACGCTCGCAGGATGA
- a CDS encoding ABC transporter ATP-binding protein — MIQARDVTKEYIDGDGTRVRVLDGMSLDVDDGDFVAVVGPSGSGKSTLLHLLGGLDIDYRGEVRVGGVTLSGLKDAALARFRNTHVGFVFQSFHLIPNLSALENVLLPSYFGPRTPEAVKRAEALLERVGLGAKKDRAPVRLSGGERQRVAIARALYGGPKLLLCDEPTGNLDAATGDGVIQLFRELHREGLTVLAVTHEDRMSAAARRVLRLKEGKLVEERATSQVASGGVP; from the coding sequence GTGATTCAAGCCCGAGACGTCACCAAGGAATACATCGATGGCGATGGCACCCGGGTGCGGGTGCTCGACGGGATGTCCCTGGACGTGGACGATGGGGACTTCGTCGCGGTGGTGGGCCCGTCCGGCAGCGGCAAGTCCACGCTGCTGCACCTCTTGGGCGGACTGGACATCGACTACCGGGGCGAGGTGAGGGTGGGCGGCGTGACGCTCAGCGGATTGAAGGACGCCGCGCTCGCGCGCTTCCGCAACACGCACGTGGGCTTCGTCTTCCAGTCCTTCCACCTCATCCCCAACCTGTCCGCGCTGGAGAACGTGCTGCTGCCCTCGTACTTCGGCCCCCGCACGCCCGAGGCCGTCAAGCGCGCGGAGGCGCTGCTGGAGCGCGTGGGCCTGGGCGCGAAGAAGGACCGCGCGCCGGTGCGCCTGTCCGGCGGCGAGCGTCAGCGCGTGGCCATCGCCCGCGCGCTCTACGGCGGTCCGAAGCTGCTGTTGTGTGACGAGCCCACCGGCAACCTGGACGCGGCCACCGGTGACGGCGTCATCCAGTTGTTCCGCGAGCTGCACCGCGAGGGGCTCACCGTGCTGGCCGTCACCCACGAGGACCGGATGAGCGCCGCCGCCCGGCGCGTGCTGCGGCTCAAGGAAGGCAAGCTCGTGGAGGAGCGCGCGACATCCCAGGTGGCCTCGGGAGGTGTCCCGTGA
- a CDS encoding ABC transporter substrate-binding protein, translated as MKLHRGPGLFLFLFLCVLGAAWVVASRMGYLDTLQARFFPSVREAVRLSPGDFPAGVSAPVADVASVPLRPVLIGFTARGSAASLLVAAGGATTLDNPAAPPGAAQGVLKTAYALDARAVLFAREEELRQALAIGAENGGVDMGFLSVDRLASWAPGLRDAAPRTLLLVGRSRGQEALAAVGVTDLASLRGKRVGVYPFSSTHYFALWVLARAGLRTTDVRWVDLPSTLDAGRALREGRADAVVGLWGDVELAARDRGGAVLATTADAPHLVATVLVARGDFAARYPDAVRRVLRGMLDAGQAVLKDPAAGARMLGEVAPYLGDPTEAIRSAPPATLADNRAFFGLSGEAPVTYDELYQSAAALFQKLKQGPPVPLAEDTRDLGALKYVSEARGP; from the coding sequence ATGAAGCTCCACCGCGGACCAGGTCTCTTCCTCTTCTTGTTCCTGTGTGTGCTGGGCGCGGCCTGGGTGGTCGCGTCCCGCATGGGATATCTGGACACCCTCCAGGCCCGCTTCTTCCCTTCGGTGCGAGAGGCCGTGCGCCTGTCGCCCGGAGACTTCCCGGCGGGCGTGTCCGCGCCGGTGGCGGACGTGGCCTCGGTGCCGCTGCGGCCCGTGCTCATCGGCTTCACCGCGCGCGGCTCGGCGGCGAGCCTGCTGGTGGCGGCCGGCGGCGCGACGACGCTGGACAACCCGGCGGCGCCTCCAGGCGCGGCGCAGGGCGTGCTGAAGACGGCCTATGCGCTGGACGCGCGCGCGGTGCTCTTCGCCCGGGAGGAGGAGCTGCGGCAGGCCCTGGCCATCGGCGCGGAGAACGGCGGCGTGGACATGGGTTTCCTGTCGGTGGACCGGCTGGCGTCCTGGGCGCCGGGCCTGCGGGACGCCGCGCCGCGCACGTTGTTGCTCGTGGGGCGCAGCCGGGGGCAGGAGGCGCTCGCGGCGGTAGGCGTCACGGACCTGGCGAGCCTGCGAGGCAAGCGCGTGGGCGTCTACCCGTTCAGCTCCACGCACTACTTCGCGCTGTGGGTGCTGGCGAGGGCGGGGCTGAGGACGACGGACGTGCGGTGGGTGGACCTGCCGTCCACGCTGGACGCGGGGCGCGCCTTGCGCGAGGGCCGCGCGGACGCGGTGGTGGGGCTGTGGGGCGACGTGGAGCTGGCGGCGCGCGACAGGGGCGGGGCGGTGCTGGCGACGACGGCGGACGCGCCGCACCTGGTGGCCACGGTGCTGGTGGCGCGGGGTGACTTCGCGGCGCGCTATCCGGACGCGGTCCGCCGGGTGCTCAGAGGAATGTTGGACGCGGGGCAGGCGGTGCTGAAGGACCCGGCGGCGGGGGCGAGGATGTTGGGGGAGGTGGCGCCGTACCTGGGAGACCCGACGGAGGCCATCCGCAGCGCGCCGCCGGCGACGCTGGCGGACAATCGAGCGTTCTTCGGTCTTTCCGGCGAGGCGCCGGTCACCTATGACGAGCTGTACCAGAGCGCCGCCGCGCTCTTCCAGAAGCTCAAGCAGGGACCACCGGTGCCACTCGCGGAGGATACGAGGGACCTGGGGGCGTTGAAGTACGTGTCGGAGGCGCGAGGTCCCTGA